A genomic stretch from Setaria viridis chromosome 1, Setaria_viridis_v4.0, whole genome shotgun sequence includes:
- the LOC117850307 gene encoding thiosulfate sulfurtransferase 16, chloroplastic: protein MGSLRGGGGGMEEAAAIPMVDADEACALLSAATHQYLDVRMWEDFDKGHVAGARNVPYYLSVTPHGKEKNPHFVEQVSALYPNDQHLIVGCRSGIRSKLATADLLAAGFKNVRNLDGGYLSLLRTTTNQHHHNRPSPA, encoded by the exons ATGGGCTCCctgagaggaggaggaggaggcatggAGGAAGCAGCAGCGATCCCGATGGTGGACGCGGACGAGGCATGCGCCCTCCTCAGCGCGGCCACGCACCAGTACCTCGATGTCAG GATGTGGGAGGACTTTGACAAGGGCCATGTCGCCGGTGCTCGAAATGTTCCCTACTACCTCTCCGTCACTCCACATG ggaaggagaagaatccCCACTTTGTAGAGCAGGTCTCTGCGCTCTATCCCAATGACCAGCACTTGATTGTG GGCTGCCGCTCCGGCATCCGGTCCAAGCTCGCCACTGCAGACCTCCTCGCCGCGGGCTTCAAGAATGTGAGGAACCTTGACGGCGGATACCTCTCCTTGCTCCGAACCACCACAAATCAGCATCACCACAACCGCCCATCACCTGCTTAA
- the LOC117843850 gene encoding uncharacterized protein At3g28850 has product MGCVSSALLEEGGEDDRRRIISHHHIVSLTSSTYGILTYNSSSSSSSPTSAAAAPPPPPPPPPPPPQTKPDEVINSWELMAGLHDPSTPARPPLPPSPSSSSCKPDRRRRIRFPLRPIDGNAPSGKPPSASVLLYTTSLRGVRATFEACNAVRAALQAHGVAFRERDVSMDRGFREELRDHLCAGGGEAAPSLPRLFVRGRHVGGAEEVLRLDEQGLLAPLLEGLPRARGGAYCCDGCGGMRFLPCFDCSGSRKVAVAVPTVPQPTTKGSNCRRRTTTVVVRCGECNENGLVLCPICS; this is encoded by the coding sequence ATGGGGTGCGTGTCCTCGGCGTTGCTggaggaaggcggcgaggaCGACCGCCGCCGCATCATCTCCCACCACCACATCGTCTCCCTCACATCCTCCACCTACGGCATCCTCACCTacaactcctcctcctcctcctcctctcccacctccgctgctgctgcgcctccgccgcctcctcctcctcctccccctcctccccaaACGAAGCCGGATGAGGTCATCAACTCCTGGGAGCTCATGGCCGGCCTCCACGACCCCTCCACCCCGGCAAGGCCTCCCTTGCCTCCCAGTCCATCTAGTTCCTCGTGCAagcccgaccgccgccgccgcatccgcttCCCCCTCCGCCCAATCGACGGCAACGCTCCCAGCGGAAAGCCTCCATCCGCGTCCGTGCTGCTCTACACCACCTCCCTCCGCGGGGTCCGCGCCACCTTCGAGGCCTGCAacgccgtccgcgccgcgctCCAGGCCCACGGCGTCGCCTTCCGGGAGCGCGACGTCTCCATGGACCGCGGCTTCAGGGAGGAGCTCAGGGACCACCTCTGCGCTGGCGGTGGCGAAGCGGCGCCGTCGCTCCCCAGGCTCTTCGTGCGGGGCCGCCAcgtgggcggcgcggaggaggtgcTGCGCCTGGACGAGCAGGGCCTCCTGGCGCCGCTGCTGGAGGGCCTGCCCAGGGCGCGCGGGGGCGCCTACTGCTgcgacggctgcggcggcaTGCGGTTCCTCCCCTGCTTCGACTGCTCGGGGAGCCGCAAGGTCGCTGTGGCCGTGCCCACTGTTCCCCAACCAACAACCAAGGGGAGCAACTGCAGGCGCCGGACGACCACCGTGGTGGTGCGCTGCGGGGAGTGCAACGAGAACGGCCTCGTGCTCTGCCCAATCTGCTCCTGA
- the LOC117865129 gene encoding uncharacterized protein, giving the protein MIMKQLLQAIIIFSAFATSAASAVATGPASTVVAGMVFCDQCKDGVRGLFDYPLYGARVAIQCGGGDTPLTVRESNTNWFGGFSIRMEGSPDMNRCTARVVQGTGHCGASGAPPRELTLAFRMLGLALYTVPPLLSQPEEAMDFCPGYDTRRRSPRWPVVAPAPSSQPQSPPAPASPFWRRRLPPIWRKPPTMPQDQPQPPPQVLPPPPPPPPSPPAPAQGSACTYDQWASPDHRCYWKVVTPNTTVAMAFGPLAAQRYGSELTLRDALEGRGDMYRTLLREATAALLNAYYNAPGGPFLYPTTASVIDHMNGALLSSAQRVLIEGARFRRANAGGGGPAGRTRLPCDLAPCAAQPPR; this is encoded by the exons ATGATCATGAAGCAGCTGCTGCAGGCCATCATCATCTTCAGCGCGTTCGCTacgtcggcggcgtcggcggtggcgacCGGGCCGGCCAGCACGGTGGTCGCCGGCATGGTCTTCTGCGACCAGTGCAAGGACGGCGTGCGCGGGCTCTTCGACTACCCGCTCTACG GCGCCCGCGTGGCCATccagtgcggcggcggcgacacccCGCTGACGGTGCGCGAGAGCAACACCAACTGGTTCGGCGGCTTCTCCATCCGCATGGAGGGCTCGCCGGACATGAACCGCTGCACCGCCCGCGTCGTCCAGGGCACCGGCCACTGCGGTGCATCCGGCGCCCCCCCGCGCGAGCTCACCCTCGCCTTCCGCATGCTCGGCCTCGCGCTCTACACCGTGCCGCCGCTGCTCTCGCAGCCGGAGGAGGCCATGGACTTCTGCCCCGGCTACGACACCCGGCGCAGGTCACCGCGCTGGCCTGTTGTTGCCCCGGCGCCCTCATCGCAACCGCAGTCACCGCCGGCACCAGCTTCTCCCTTCTGgcgtcgccgcctgccgcctaTCTGGCGCAAGCCGCCAACGATGCCACAGGACCAGCCGCAGCCGCCACCGCaggtgctgccgccgcctccgcctccgcctccgtctCCTCCGGCGCCAGCGCAGGGCTCGGCATGCACCTACGA CCAGTGGGCCTCGCCGGATCACCGGTGCTACTGGAAGGTGGTGACCCCCAACACGACGGTGGCCATGGCGTTCGGCCCCCTGGCGGCGCAGCGCTACGGGTCGGAGCTGACGCTGCGGGACGCGCTGGAGGGCCGCGGTGACATGTACCGGACGCTGCTCCGGGAGGCCACGGCGGCGCTGCTCAACGCCTACTACAACGCACCCGGCGGGCCCTTCCTGTACCCGACCACCGCCAGCGTCATCGACCACATGAACGGCGCGCTGCTCAGCTCCGCGCAGAGGGTCCTCATCGAGGGCGCGCGCTTCCGCAGGGCcaacgccggcggcggaggaccgGCCGGACGGACAAGGCTGCCGTGCGACTTGGCGCCCTGCGCAGCGCAGCCTCCCCGCTAG
- the LOC117837713 gene encoding kinesin-like protein KIN-6 isoform X2 — MEPATAPSEQASPPPPTTVRRNPPRRARPPPTPLASAKPNPSSLSRLLEDEAAASIPPPPASSSSPRQEERLKVYLRIRPVPDRDHCKAVPRPMLGKDPRRKPKQAGSGELCLVPTGPNSVALTVPQSKLVDPRRGRTEVFDGFSAVFSPDSTQLDIFAQVMNPLVDDFLGGKSGLLVAMGPTGSGKTHTIFGSPRNPGILPLMLRQIFNAQDENKVASQPSRSFSLSMFEILSEGKGERILDLLSDAAECVLQQSVIKGLQEVPLSNFADAESLVSRGMLKRSTAATSANSKSSRSQCIITIRGHKSSDVDSGNSLSSAVLTIADLAGAERERKTGNQGSRLLESNFINNTSMVFGLCLRSLLEHQKNQKKPLEKHFKNSMLTRYLRDYLEGRKKMTLILTVKPAVDDYNDTSFLLRQASPYMKIKYTSLEDSSDLVSLSQKRSNASLICQENKKKRKVQKPGVLLVDRKEKIDTDNITKVSEEDEAQHKFLNSELRRVSRSEAIMTNFARALWTVLKQYKHKVLESENAAESMKKLIRDQDIQIMELKKELDVQNSRCSCKNVPITEDTSVDQDDSVLSGPAGRSFVSQSNKPDLGSYDAPVDNFHLVEDISKELRCHGPENSSTACSLKGESVSCDTSSISLLDEQELSSRGLKVQVQAIHKKLDSSESFTQQTSPHTGGVTPSSSHSDNQSDQNTERVSLSPQFTSCSKKATIEHVREKKATIEQSEEETGELNKITVEDIQHDINTREVEHLDCLSSSQKVNSDTEDVSSSQSSLELPVATQKKLEELDPEPERREPGVGKVTVEYGIGYSEAPEQMIDCGGVVPCLLKEITSPAKASKAPSKVSQAEGAADKKKEGSASRPGDAKKTKRRLQPAAGMMLKEFTGAADLDVDTKREGRGKSSSSVASGRSDELIRLLKTRPVRRA; from the exons ATGGAGCCAGCCACCGCGCCGTCGGAGCAGgcctctccgcctcctcccaccACCGTCCGCCGGAACCCACCCCGCCGCGCGAGGCCTCCCCCCACaccgctcgcctccgccaaacccaatccctcctccctctcccgcctGCTCGAAGACGAAGCAGCAGCCTCCATTCCCCCTCCGcccgcttcttcctcctctccccgacAGGAGGAGCGCCTCAAGGTGTACCTCCGCATCCGCCCCGTCCCGGACCGGGACCACTGCAAGGCCGTGCCCCGCCCGATGCTCGGCAAGGACCCGCGCCGGAAGCCCAAGCAGGCCGGGAGCGGGGAGCTTTGCCTCGTGCCCACCGGACCCAACTCCGTCGCGCTCACCGTCCCGCAGTCCAAGCTAGTCGACCCCAGGCGAGGCCGCACCGAGGTCTTCGACGGCTTCTCCGCCGTTTTCTCGCCCGACTCCACCCAG CTTGATATCTTCGCACAAGTGATGAACCCACTGGTGGATGACTTTTTGGGAGGAAAGAGCGGCCTTCTGGTTGCTATGGGTCCCACAGGCTCTGGAAAGACGCATACCATCTTCGGTTCTCCGAGGAATCCTGGTATACTACCGCTCATGCTACGGCAAATCTTCAATGCACAAGATGAAAACAAGGTTGCTAGCCAACCGTCAAG ATCATTTTCCTTGTCAATGTTCGAGATACTTTCTGAGGGAAAAGGAGAACGCATTCTTGACCTACTGTCCGATGCTGCAGAGTGTGTTCTTCAGCAGTCAGTGATTAAAGGTCTTCAAGAG GTGCCACTTTCAAATTTCGCAGATGCTGAGAGCTTAGTTTCACGTGGTATGCTGAAGCGCAGCACTGCTGCAacaagtgccaacagcaagtCAAG CCGATCACAGTGCATCATAACGATACGTGGTCATAAAAGCAGTGATGTGGACAGTGGAAATTCACTTAGCAGTGCTGTTCTGACCATAGCAGACCTTGCTGGGGCAGAGCGGGAAAGGAAAACTGGAAACCAA GGTTCCAGGCTGTTAGAAAGTAATTTCATCAACAATACATCCATGGTTTTCGGTCTCTGTTTGAGG TCTTTGCTAGAACATCAGAAAAATCAGAAGAAACCCTTGGAAAAGCATTTCAAGAACTCAATG TTAACAAGGTACTTAAGGGATTACctagaaggaaggaagaaaatgaCTCTG ATTCTGACTGTGAAGCCAGCAGTTGATGATTATAATGATACATCATTTTTGCTCAGACAAGCATCTCCTTACATGAAAATAAA GTACACCAGCCTTGAGGATTCTTCTGACTTGGTTTCACTTTCACAGAAGAGAAGCAATGCTTCCTTGATTTGCCAagagaacaagaaaaagaggaaggTTCAGAAGCCTGGAGTCCTTCTG GTTGACCGAAAGGAAAAAATAGATACAGATAATATTACCAAAGTTTCCGAAGAAG ATGAGGCGCAGCACAAGTTTCTGAACTCAGAGTTGCGAAGGGTATCGAGAAGTGAAGCAATAATGACGAACTTTGCCAGGGCTTTATGGACTGTATTAAAGCAGTATAAACACAAAGTTTTG GAGTCCGAGAATGCTGCTGAGAGCATGAAAAAATTGATTAGAGATCAAGATATCCAAATTATGGAGTTGAAAAAGGAGCTGGATGTTCAAAACTCTCGTTGTTCATGCAAGAACGTTCCAATCACTGAAGACACCTCTGTTGACCAAGATGATTCTGTATTGTCTGGTCCAGCTGGTCGAAGCTTTGTTTCTCAATCAAATAAACCTGACCTGGGATCTTATGATGCTCCAGTAGATAATTTCCAT TTAGTAGAAGATATCTCAAAAGAACTCAGATGCCATGGTCCTGAAAATTCTTCCACTGCTTGTAGCCTGAAAG GGGAATCTGTCAGCTGTGATACTTCGTCTATATCTTTGCTAGATGAACAAGAACTGAGTTCCAGAGGTCTTAAG GTACAGGTACAAGCGATTCATAAGAAATTGGATTCATCTGAAAGTTTTACTCAGCAAACATCTCCACACACTGGTGGTGTAACGCCTTCGTCCAGTCATTCAGATAATCAATCAGATCAGAACACTGAAAGGGTCAGCCTGTCCCCACAGTTCACTAGCTGTAGCAAgaaagctaccatagagcatgttcgagaaaaaaaagctaccatagagcaaaGTGAAGAAGAAACAGGAGAGTTAAACAAGATAACAGTAGAGGATATTCAACATGATATCAATACAAGAG AAGTGGAGCATCTTGATTGTCTGAGCTCTTCTCAGAAAGTGAACTCTGACACAGAAGATGTCAGCTCCAGCCAATCTTCCTTAGAGTTGCCG GTTGCTACTCAAAAGAAACTTGAGGAACTGGACCCGGAACCTGAAAGACGTGAACCTGGAGTAGGAAAGGTGACTGTGGAATATGGTATAG GCTACAGCGAAGCTCCGGAGCAAATGATTGATTGTGGAGGTGTGGTTCCATGTTTGCTGAAGGAAATAACTTCCCCAGCGAAGGCTTCAAAG GCTCCAAGTAAGGTCAGTCAGGCAGAGGGAGCTGCtgataaaaagaaagaaggttctgCATCTAGGCCTGGTGATGCAAAGAAAACTAAGAG GAGGCTGCAGCCAGCTGCTGGTATGATGCTCAAGGAATTCACTGGTGCCGCGGACCTTGATGTGGATACGAAAAGG GAAGGAAGAGGCAAATCATCATCCAGCGTGGCATCCGGGAGATCAGATGAGCTGATTCGACTTCTGAAAACCCGTCCAGTCCGTAGAGCATAA
- the LOC117837713 gene encoding kinesin-like protein KIN-6 isoform X3 codes for MEPATAPSEQASPPPPTTVRRNPPRRARPPPTPLASAKPNPSSLSRLLEDEAAASIPPPPASSSSPRQEERLKVYLRIRPVPDRDHCKAVPRPMLGKDPRRKPKQAGSGELCLVPTGPNSVALTVPQSKLVDPRRGRTEVFDGFSAVFSPDSTQLDIFAQVMNPLVDDFLGGKSGLLVAMGPTGSGKTHTIFGSPRNPGILPLMLRQIFNAQDENKVASQPSRSFSLSMFEILSEGKGERILDLLSDAAECVLQQSVIKGLQEVPLSNFADAESLVSRGMLKRSTAATSANSKSSRSQCIITIRGHKSSDVDSGNSLSSAVLTIADLAGAERERKTGNQGSRLLESNFINNTSMVFGLCLRSLLEHQKNQKKPLEKHFKNSMLTRYLRDYLEGRKKMTLILTVKPAVDDYNDTSFLLRQASPYMKIKYTSLEDSSDLVSLSQKRSNASLICQENKKKRKVQKPGVLLVDRKEKIDTDNITKVSEEDEAQHKFLNSELRRVSRSEAIMTNFARALWTVLKQYKHKVLESENAAESMKKLIRDQDIQIMELKKELDVQNSRCSCKNVPITEDTSVDQDDSVLSGPAGRSFVSQSNKPDLGSYDAPVDNFHLVEDISKELRCHGPENSSTACSLKGESVSCDTSSISLLDEQELSSRGLKVQVQAIHKKLDSSESFTQQTSPHTGGVTPSSSHSDNQSDQNTERVSLSPQFTSCSKKATIEHVREKKATIEQSEEETGELNKITVEDIQHDINTREVEHLDCLSSSQKVNSDTEDVSSSQSSLELPVMVATQKKLEELDPEPERREPGVGKVTVEYGIGYSEAPEQMIDCGGVVPCLLKEITSPAKASKCCLVF; via the exons ATGGAGCCAGCCACCGCGCCGTCGGAGCAGgcctctccgcctcctcccaccACCGTCCGCCGGAACCCACCCCGCCGCGCGAGGCCTCCCCCCACaccgctcgcctccgccaaacccaatccctcctccctctcccgcctGCTCGAAGACGAAGCAGCAGCCTCCATTCCCCCTCCGcccgcttcttcctcctctccccgacAGGAGGAGCGCCTCAAGGTGTACCTCCGCATCCGCCCCGTCCCGGACCGGGACCACTGCAAGGCCGTGCCCCGCCCGATGCTCGGCAAGGACCCGCGCCGGAAGCCCAAGCAGGCCGGGAGCGGGGAGCTTTGCCTCGTGCCCACCGGACCCAACTCCGTCGCGCTCACCGTCCCGCAGTCCAAGCTAGTCGACCCCAGGCGAGGCCGCACCGAGGTCTTCGACGGCTTCTCCGCCGTTTTCTCGCCCGACTCCACCCAG CTTGATATCTTCGCACAAGTGATGAACCCACTGGTGGATGACTTTTTGGGAGGAAAGAGCGGCCTTCTGGTTGCTATGGGTCCCACAGGCTCTGGAAAGACGCATACCATCTTCGGTTCTCCGAGGAATCCTGGTATACTACCGCTCATGCTACGGCAAATCTTCAATGCACAAGATGAAAACAAGGTTGCTAGCCAACCGTCAAG ATCATTTTCCTTGTCAATGTTCGAGATACTTTCTGAGGGAAAAGGAGAACGCATTCTTGACCTACTGTCCGATGCTGCAGAGTGTGTTCTTCAGCAGTCAGTGATTAAAGGTCTTCAAGAG GTGCCACTTTCAAATTTCGCAGATGCTGAGAGCTTAGTTTCACGTGGTATGCTGAAGCGCAGCACTGCTGCAacaagtgccaacagcaagtCAAG CCGATCACAGTGCATCATAACGATACGTGGTCATAAAAGCAGTGATGTGGACAGTGGAAATTCACTTAGCAGTGCTGTTCTGACCATAGCAGACCTTGCTGGGGCAGAGCGGGAAAGGAAAACTGGAAACCAA GGTTCCAGGCTGTTAGAAAGTAATTTCATCAACAATACATCCATGGTTTTCGGTCTCTGTTTGAGG TCTTTGCTAGAACATCAGAAAAATCAGAAGAAACCCTTGGAAAAGCATTTCAAGAACTCAATG TTAACAAGGTACTTAAGGGATTACctagaaggaaggaagaaaatgaCTCTG ATTCTGACTGTGAAGCCAGCAGTTGATGATTATAATGATACATCATTTTTGCTCAGACAAGCATCTCCTTACATGAAAATAAA GTACACCAGCCTTGAGGATTCTTCTGACTTGGTTTCACTTTCACAGAAGAGAAGCAATGCTTCCTTGATTTGCCAagagaacaagaaaaagaggaaggTTCAGAAGCCTGGAGTCCTTCTG GTTGACCGAAAGGAAAAAATAGATACAGATAATATTACCAAAGTTTCCGAAGAAG ATGAGGCGCAGCACAAGTTTCTGAACTCAGAGTTGCGAAGGGTATCGAGAAGTGAAGCAATAATGACGAACTTTGCCAGGGCTTTATGGACTGTATTAAAGCAGTATAAACACAAAGTTTTG GAGTCCGAGAATGCTGCTGAGAGCATGAAAAAATTGATTAGAGATCAAGATATCCAAATTATGGAGTTGAAAAAGGAGCTGGATGTTCAAAACTCTCGTTGTTCATGCAAGAACGTTCCAATCACTGAAGACACCTCTGTTGACCAAGATGATTCTGTATTGTCTGGTCCAGCTGGTCGAAGCTTTGTTTCTCAATCAAATAAACCTGACCTGGGATCTTATGATGCTCCAGTAGATAATTTCCAT TTAGTAGAAGATATCTCAAAAGAACTCAGATGCCATGGTCCTGAAAATTCTTCCACTGCTTGTAGCCTGAAAG GGGAATCTGTCAGCTGTGATACTTCGTCTATATCTTTGCTAGATGAACAAGAACTGAGTTCCAGAGGTCTTAAG GTACAGGTACAAGCGATTCATAAGAAATTGGATTCATCTGAAAGTTTTACTCAGCAAACATCTCCACACACTGGTGGTGTAACGCCTTCGTCCAGTCATTCAGATAATCAATCAGATCAGAACACTGAAAGGGTCAGCCTGTCCCCACAGTTCACTAGCTGTAGCAAgaaagctaccatagagcatgttcgagaaaaaaaagctaccatagagcaaaGTGAAGAAGAAACAGGAGAGTTAAACAAGATAACAGTAGAGGATATTCAACATGATATCAATACAAGAG AAGTGGAGCATCTTGATTGTCTGAGCTCTTCTCAGAAAGTGAACTCTGACACAGAAGATGTCAGCTCCAGCCAATCTTCCTTAGAGTTGCCGGTAATG GTTGCTACTCAAAAGAAACTTGAGGAACTGGACCCGGAACCTGAAAGACGTGAACCTGGAGTAGGAAAGGTGACTGTGGAATATGGTATAG GCTACAGCGAAGCTCCGGAGCAAATGATTGATTGTGGAGGTGTGGTTCCATGTTTGCTGAAGGAAATAACTTCCCCAGCGAAGGCTTCAAAG TGTTGCCTTGTTTTCTGA
- the LOC117837713 gene encoding kinesin-like protein KIN-6 isoform X1 has protein sequence MEPATAPSEQASPPPPTTVRRNPPRRARPPPTPLASAKPNPSSLSRLLEDEAAASIPPPPASSSSPRQEERLKVYLRIRPVPDRDHCKAVPRPMLGKDPRRKPKQAGSGELCLVPTGPNSVALTVPQSKLVDPRRGRTEVFDGFSAVFSPDSTQLDIFAQVMNPLVDDFLGGKSGLLVAMGPTGSGKTHTIFGSPRNPGILPLMLRQIFNAQDENKVASQPSRSFSLSMFEILSEGKGERILDLLSDAAECVLQQSVIKGLQEVPLSNFADAESLVSRGMLKRSTAATSANSKSSRSQCIITIRGHKSSDVDSGNSLSSAVLTIADLAGAERERKTGNQGSRLLESNFINNTSMVFGLCLRSLLEHQKNQKKPLEKHFKNSMLTRYLRDYLEGRKKMTLILTVKPAVDDYNDTSFLLRQASPYMKIKYTSLEDSSDLVSLSQKRSNASLICQENKKKRKVQKPGVLLVDRKEKIDTDNITKVSEEDEAQHKFLNSELRRVSRSEAIMTNFARALWTVLKQYKHKVLESENAAESMKKLIRDQDIQIMELKKELDVQNSRCSCKNVPITEDTSVDQDDSVLSGPAGRSFVSQSNKPDLGSYDAPVDNFHLVEDISKELRCHGPENSSTACSLKGESVSCDTSSISLLDEQELSSRGLKVQVQAIHKKLDSSESFTQQTSPHTGGVTPSSSHSDNQSDQNTERVSLSPQFTSCSKKATIEHVREKKATIEQSEEETGELNKITVEDIQHDINTREVEHLDCLSSSQKVNSDTEDVSSSQSSLELPVMVATQKKLEELDPEPERREPGVGKVTVEYGIGYSEAPEQMIDCGGVVPCLLKEITSPAKASKAPSKVSQAEGAADKKKEGSASRPGDAKKTKRRLQPAAGMMLKEFTGAADLDVDTKREGRGKSSSSVASGRSDELIRLLKTRPVRRA, from the exons ATGGAGCCAGCCACCGCGCCGTCGGAGCAGgcctctccgcctcctcccaccACCGTCCGCCGGAACCCACCCCGCCGCGCGAGGCCTCCCCCCACaccgctcgcctccgccaaacccaatccctcctccctctcccgcctGCTCGAAGACGAAGCAGCAGCCTCCATTCCCCCTCCGcccgcttcttcctcctctccccgacAGGAGGAGCGCCTCAAGGTGTACCTCCGCATCCGCCCCGTCCCGGACCGGGACCACTGCAAGGCCGTGCCCCGCCCGATGCTCGGCAAGGACCCGCGCCGGAAGCCCAAGCAGGCCGGGAGCGGGGAGCTTTGCCTCGTGCCCACCGGACCCAACTCCGTCGCGCTCACCGTCCCGCAGTCCAAGCTAGTCGACCCCAGGCGAGGCCGCACCGAGGTCTTCGACGGCTTCTCCGCCGTTTTCTCGCCCGACTCCACCCAG CTTGATATCTTCGCACAAGTGATGAACCCACTGGTGGATGACTTTTTGGGAGGAAAGAGCGGCCTTCTGGTTGCTATGGGTCCCACAGGCTCTGGAAAGACGCATACCATCTTCGGTTCTCCGAGGAATCCTGGTATACTACCGCTCATGCTACGGCAAATCTTCAATGCACAAGATGAAAACAAGGTTGCTAGCCAACCGTCAAG ATCATTTTCCTTGTCAATGTTCGAGATACTTTCTGAGGGAAAAGGAGAACGCATTCTTGACCTACTGTCCGATGCTGCAGAGTGTGTTCTTCAGCAGTCAGTGATTAAAGGTCTTCAAGAG GTGCCACTTTCAAATTTCGCAGATGCTGAGAGCTTAGTTTCACGTGGTATGCTGAAGCGCAGCACTGCTGCAacaagtgccaacagcaagtCAAG CCGATCACAGTGCATCATAACGATACGTGGTCATAAAAGCAGTGATGTGGACAGTGGAAATTCACTTAGCAGTGCTGTTCTGACCATAGCAGACCTTGCTGGGGCAGAGCGGGAAAGGAAAACTGGAAACCAA GGTTCCAGGCTGTTAGAAAGTAATTTCATCAACAATACATCCATGGTTTTCGGTCTCTGTTTGAGG TCTTTGCTAGAACATCAGAAAAATCAGAAGAAACCCTTGGAAAAGCATTTCAAGAACTCAATG TTAACAAGGTACTTAAGGGATTACctagaaggaaggaagaaaatgaCTCTG ATTCTGACTGTGAAGCCAGCAGTTGATGATTATAATGATACATCATTTTTGCTCAGACAAGCATCTCCTTACATGAAAATAAA GTACACCAGCCTTGAGGATTCTTCTGACTTGGTTTCACTTTCACAGAAGAGAAGCAATGCTTCCTTGATTTGCCAagagaacaagaaaaagaggaaggTTCAGAAGCCTGGAGTCCTTCTG GTTGACCGAAAGGAAAAAATAGATACAGATAATATTACCAAAGTTTCCGAAGAAG ATGAGGCGCAGCACAAGTTTCTGAACTCAGAGTTGCGAAGGGTATCGAGAAGTGAAGCAATAATGACGAACTTTGCCAGGGCTTTATGGACTGTATTAAAGCAGTATAAACACAAAGTTTTG GAGTCCGAGAATGCTGCTGAGAGCATGAAAAAATTGATTAGAGATCAAGATATCCAAATTATGGAGTTGAAAAAGGAGCTGGATGTTCAAAACTCTCGTTGTTCATGCAAGAACGTTCCAATCACTGAAGACACCTCTGTTGACCAAGATGATTCTGTATTGTCTGGTCCAGCTGGTCGAAGCTTTGTTTCTCAATCAAATAAACCTGACCTGGGATCTTATGATGCTCCAGTAGATAATTTCCAT TTAGTAGAAGATATCTCAAAAGAACTCAGATGCCATGGTCCTGAAAATTCTTCCACTGCTTGTAGCCTGAAAG GGGAATCTGTCAGCTGTGATACTTCGTCTATATCTTTGCTAGATGAACAAGAACTGAGTTCCAGAGGTCTTAAG GTACAGGTACAAGCGATTCATAAGAAATTGGATTCATCTGAAAGTTTTACTCAGCAAACATCTCCACACACTGGTGGTGTAACGCCTTCGTCCAGTCATTCAGATAATCAATCAGATCAGAACACTGAAAGGGTCAGCCTGTCCCCACAGTTCACTAGCTGTAGCAAgaaagctaccatagagcatgttcgagaaaaaaaagctaccatagagcaaaGTGAAGAAGAAACAGGAGAGTTAAACAAGATAACAGTAGAGGATATTCAACATGATATCAATACAAGAG AAGTGGAGCATCTTGATTGTCTGAGCTCTTCTCAGAAAGTGAACTCTGACACAGAAGATGTCAGCTCCAGCCAATCTTCCTTAGAGTTGCCGGTAATG GTTGCTACTCAAAAGAAACTTGAGGAACTGGACCCGGAACCTGAAAGACGTGAACCTGGAGTAGGAAAGGTGACTGTGGAATATGGTATAG GCTACAGCGAAGCTCCGGAGCAAATGATTGATTGTGGAGGTGTGGTTCCATGTTTGCTGAAGGAAATAACTTCCCCAGCGAAGGCTTCAAAG GCTCCAAGTAAGGTCAGTCAGGCAGAGGGAGCTGCtgataaaaagaaagaaggttctgCATCTAGGCCTGGTGATGCAAAGAAAACTAAGAG GAGGCTGCAGCCAGCTGCTGGTATGATGCTCAAGGAATTCACTGGTGCCGCGGACCTTGATGTGGATACGAAAAGG GAAGGAAGAGGCAAATCATCATCCAGCGTGGCATCCGGGAGATCAGATGAGCTGATTCGACTTCTGAAAACCCGTCCAGTCCGTAGAGCATAA